ACAAAACAGCCTTTGCAGCGCTAGCCATCCCTCCTGATTTTGCGCGTGACATAAAGCTTGGCCGAGCTTCGCGGATACTATTAGAAGCGAATGGGGCCAATATTATTATTGCCAATACAATAATGAGTTCGGCGCAAGAGATAATGATGGAATTCTCCGCGAGTGTCGGCAAAAGCTTGGTTGAAACAATCGGCCAGCTGCCCGATCAATCGCTCAACCGAGCCGCGCCAATCGACTTTCGGCTAAGAGTGCTCAACAATCCTATCCTAAGCTATCTGGAGTTTTTTGTACTGGGAGTAGCTATGGCAGCGCTGCAGCAGGGCATACTGCTGTCAGTGGGATCTAGCATGACTAATGAGAACTTCGAAGAATTCCGCGACACAAAACCGGTTGTGATGTTACTGGGGAAACTTATTCCTTACTGGCTGGGCGGAATCTTGTCCTATGTAATGGCGCTGTTGATTGCCGTTCAAGGATTCGGCATTCCCTGCCGTGGGAGTTTTATAAGCCTTGTCCTTATCGGAGCGGTATTCGCGGCAACTGTTGCTGTCATGGGCAGTTTAATGGCCCTTATCTGCAAAGATGAAGTTGGCTTTACTCAACTGTCACTTTCCTATACTGTGCCGGCCTTTATCTATTCGGGTTATACCTGGCCGTTGCATGCTATGGACAGCTTGAGTACAGCATTGGCTTCAGTGTTCCCCATCACCTATATGGCCGGTAATGTCCGTGACATAATGCTGGCTGGCTATGCGCCAATGTTCTATGGCGATGTCTTTACTTTATTAGCAGCCGGATTGGTGCTGTTTATCATTGCATTAAGGTTGTATAGCCGAAAAGCTAAGTTGCGAATAAGCAGAGATCAGACTGCTGTTGTTTAACGGAGTTAGTAATCAGTCTATCCTTCTGTCGTTAAATTACGATGCGGGCAGGATTTTTTGCAGTATTATAAGAAAAACTAAAAGAATCAGGAAACTAAAAAGCAGGCCGAAGCCTGCTAGATAGGTGGAATTAGAGTGATATACGGATGTATTAGAAACATTGATGATGAGAAACAGCAATTTTCAGCAAGACTGCAAAAAGGACTGGAATTCATTAAAAACAGCGATTTTACTAAAATGGCTGAAGGGCGGTATGAAATCGATGGTGACAATATTTATGCCACTGTTGCCGATTATGATACCGAGCCGAAAAATCAGAGACGTCCCGAAGCTCACCGTAAATATCTTGATATCCAATACCTTGCTGCTGGTGAGGAATATATCGGCTGCAGCTTTCTGTCGGAACAAAATGAGCTTCTGGAAGACTATGATGAAGCCCGCGATCTTGTTTTTTACAAGAATGCCGTTGATGAAGCCGATATTTTGCTAAATCCAGGTGTTTATGCAATATTGCTGCCGTCTGACGTTCACCGGCCGGGGTGTGCTGTAAAGGCGCCCGGTAAAGTCAGAAAGGTAGTTGTAAAAATTAAATTATAATTAAAGCTTGGCTGCTACAGCATCGCCCATTTCGCTAGTGCTATTTTGCCCGCCCATGTCGCGGGTTTTTATTTTGCCTTCAGCGCAGACTTCAGAAATGGCCTTCATAATACGGTCGGCGGCGTTTTGCTCGCCGAGATGCTCAAGCATCATCTGTCCAGCCCAGATAGTAGCGATAGGATTGGCGATACCCTTGCCGGCAATATCAGGAGCCGAGCCGTGGATGGGCTCAAACATTGATGGATAGTCTTTTTCCGGGTTGATGTTGGCCCCAGGAACAAAGCCAAGACCGCCTTGCAGTCCTGCGCCAAGATCGGTTAAGATGTCGCCAAAGAGATTAGAGGCAACAACAACATCGAAACGCTCAGGGTTTGTTACCATGAACATTGCCATAGCGTCAACAAGCACTTTGCGAGTCTGGACATCCTCGTATTTCTGCGCCATTTCGGCAAAGATTTTATCCCAAAAAACCATTGAATGCTTTAAGGCATTTGACTTGGTAATGCTGGCTAACTGGCCGCGGCGTTTCCTCGCCAACTCGAAGGCATAACGCATGGCTCGCTCAGTGCCCTTGCGGGTGAAGATATTTGTCTGCATTACCGTTTCTTCTGTTGTATCAGGCATAAAGGTGCCGCCAATGTCACCATATTCACCTTCGGTATTTTCGCGGACAAAAACCATATCAATATCCTGCGGTCCTTTATTCTTAAGAGGACAGTCTACGCCAGGGAGAAGCTTTATGGGGCGGAGATTGATATATTGGTTGAAGCCCTGCCTGATTTTAAAAACTACTTGTCCTACGCCAATATGGTCGGCGATATCGGGATGGCCGATGGCGCCTAAATATATAGCATCAAACTGGCGCAGGATATCAAGTGCATTTCCGGGCATCATCTGGTTATGTTCAAAATAATAATCCGAGCCCCAAGGATAAGTGGTCGTTTCGAGTTTGAAGGTTCCATCGAGTTGGCTGGCTTGGTGAAGAACTTTCATTCCCTCTGGAATAACTTCTTTGCCGACACCGTCACCGGGGAGTAAAGCAATTTTATATGTTTTCATAATAAGCCTCCTATGTATTAGTGCATCTAACGGAATTATATCCATAA
The window above is part of the Veillonellaceae bacterium genome. Proteins encoded here:
- a CDS encoding ABC transporter permease, whose product is MKFLQVFKRELRQLFLKDSKRACYLFGASVVYVVLFGLLYMTGVVNYVPMVVYDQDQTQLSRSLIQAYEDSDRYEVVAYVTSQEEMESYLQNKTAFAALAIPPDFARDIKLGRASRILLEANGANIIIANTIMSSAQEIMMEFSASVGKSLVETIGQLPDQSLNRAAPIDFRLRVLNNPILSYLEFFVLGVAMAALQQGILLSVGSSMTNENFEEFRDTKPVVMLLGKLIPYWLGGILSYVMALLIAVQGFGIPCRGSFISLVLIGAVFAATVAVMGSLMALICKDEVGFTQLSLSYTVPAFIYSGYTWPLHAMDSLSTALASVFPITYMAGNVRDIMLAGYAPMFYGDVFTLLAAGLVLFIIALRLYSRKAKLRISRDQTAVV
- a CDS encoding DUF386 domain-containing protein; this encodes MIYGCIRNIDDEKQQFSARLQKGLEFIKNSDFTKMAEGRYEIDGDNIYATVADYDTEPKNQRRPEAHRKYLDIQYLAAGEEYIGCSFLSEQNELLEDYDEARDLVFYKNAVDEADILLNPGVYAILLPSDVHRPGCAVKAPGKVRKVVVKIKL
- a CDS encoding tartrate dehydrogenase, giving the protein MKTYKIALLPGDGVGKEVIPEGMKVLHQASQLDGTFKLETTTYPWGSDYYFEHNQMMPGNALDILRQFDAIYLGAIGHPDIADHIGVGQVVFKIRQGFNQYINLRPIKLLPGVDCPLKNKGPQDIDMVFVRENTEGEYGDIGGTFMPDTTEETVMQTNIFTRKGTERAMRYAFELARKRRGQLASITKSNALKHSMVFWDKIFAEMAQKYEDVQTRKVLVDAMAMFMVTNPERFDVVVASNLFGDILTDLGAGLQGGLGFVPGANINPEKDYPSMFEPIHGSAPDIAGKGIANPIATIWAGQMMLEHLGEQNAADRIMKAISEVCAEGKIKTRDMGGQNSTSEMGDAVAAKL